ATTAGTGGGCAATATGTACACATTTAGCCTTCATCTCAAAAAAGGAGTCACCACCAACATTGGTAACTCTATCGTCCTTCTGAATGTTTTGTTTAGATTGACTATAGTTTTAAGGAAACAATTTTAGAATAatgtatagatataatattactcataataaagtatacagtatatagcattacagatttttttttaagaacacaatttgatttatttcgaATTAGTAGAAGGctactgattttaataataaataataaaagaatgtAAAAAACAGGTATTTCTAACCCCCAGTTCCTTGCAATGTTTTTGATGCATCTCCACCGCCAAATAAGGACCCTAGAAGAGgacaataattttaagctaATTCATATGGCCAATAAACAAACCGTCATTGGAATTTAaggttattatttactataaaatctTACTATGAAACACACAgacagttaaaaatataacaaatgaaaaGTATGGAACAAATCAGTAATCAAACACTATAGTTGAATGttagtatgtatttaaagACAAAGTTACCTTGGGCGGGAGAAGTCGTACCGAAAGTGCTACCCGAAGTAGTCGTAGCAGGTCCAAATGAAAAACTcattcttaattaataatatcttaaacaataatatttattttgatatgttTAAAACTCGATGTTAGATTAATTATATGCCACGGATCGAGTTTATTAACCATTAAGAAtcagaaaacaaaatatatttgaattgtgAAGTTTAAACTTGTCTTCTGTTTAGCTTTCGAGCAGCAGGCAGGAGCTAGACAATGAAACATGAATGACTTATGACAAATGACACTGTCAATCTGTACACAAAGTATACATTTGACAATTTAGGATAGTCAAGATAAATTTAGAGTTAGATTGCGGTCCCTCGGGAGGAaattcaagaaaaaaataaaaagaaacaaaaaagatTTGACTCGTCTATGTTCACGTAAAATCTGTACGTAACACGTACTATATCAGTTAGTGTGCTTCCTGTTAGTGAGGGACATATTAGGTTGATATATTTGGCTTGTTGGCAAAAATCAACGGAAACAAAAAGCTTTAggttttaatactttaaaaataaaaactgataAAAATCCTTACTTACCCAAAAGCTTCCTTCCTCGTATTGTTgactaaaaacatattatattctcaacaaaaaaaatacaaactcaGATGTAGTAACATACTTATTCTcttatcaatatttacataagaagtatcttaataataatacgtatgagattcaataattattttaagatagtCAGTATAAAGTTTATTCACGATGAACGTAGTCGTAACTGGTGCTGCAGGATTTCTGGGATCTCGCATAGCTGATGTGCTGCTTTCAAAAGATTCCCCAATACTAATAGCAAAGTTGCTTCTAGCAGACGGCGTTCAGCCCAGAATAAGAGAAGACACAAGAGTATCTAACATTGTTATTGATCTTACATCATCAGACGCTCCCGAAAAAGTAATTCCAGTTGGTACAAACATAGTATTTCATCTAGCTGCTGTTGTAAGTGGTCATGCTGAAGCAGATTTTGATTATGGACTTCAAGTGAATTTTGATGCCACTCGCGCTCTTCTAGAAAGGGCCCGTAGGCTTACATCGctatgttttgtatttacaaGCACTTGTGGAGTTTTCGGAGGAGAACTACCGGCTGTTGTTGAAGATGGGACGGCTACTCAACCTCAAAACACATACGGAACAGCGAAAGCCATGTGTGAGTTGCTTCTAAACGATTATGGAAGGAAAGGTTTTGCGGATACTAGAATAGTAAGGCTGCCTACAGTCAGCGTTCGATCTGGTACAGCAAACAGAGCAGTCACGTCATTTGCTAGCGGAATCATTCGTGAACCACTGAATGGTGAAGAAGCAATATGCCCCGTGAGTGAAGATTTAGAGTTATGGCTCTCCAGCCCGAGTACTGTCGTGCAAAACATAATTCATGCGGCAACTGTTCCGGCCTATGTCTTAGGCCCTTGGAGGGTGATTAATCTACCTGGTATATGCGTATCTGTACGTACTATGATACAGAGTTTACGTGAGGTCGCAGGGGAGGAGATAGCGGCGTTGGTTCGTTTTGAACGTGATGATTTCGTTTCAAGTATAGTTGGTAGTCTGCcctttaactttaataatagtCGCAGTTTGAAATTAGGATTTATGGTAGATAAAAGTTTCCACGATATTATCCGGTTATATATTCAAGAGGACTTAAAACGGAAGTTGTAAAGGGTTGTTTTAAGTGTTTAAAGTGTAAATTGTTGTACATAAATAACAGgaaatattgaattgtaataattttttacatgtagtcaaaattgtttacttattcatgtttaaatacatttataaacaaagattGTTTACATTATGTAGTTGATAATAAGtagttttattacataatcttttaaaatattatctgttgTTTATCTTCTGGTAATTAGCAAACAAATGAAAgtcaaagtttattttattatcaaaatgttCTGGTATTCAGCCAACAAAAGGTGGGAATCATTGCAATGACGGCTGCGTGTTAACAATGTGTAAACTGTGAAAACTTTTTCCAAAAATTACATTTCACGTTCCAAGTATgaagtaacaataaaaataaaactatttttatgaaaatagcCAGCTTTAAGCTTTGATGTGCTTTCTACGTCATTGTTAAATGTTTTCGTCTTTATCCACGGTCTTTATTGAGCAAGCAGAGTAGctactataattttttatccaCCTTTGTAGCAGTTTTCAAACAGACTCGAAACACGATGGAATTACCGaactttaaatttcaattaagaGGCCGGGTCCTCTATTTCCAGAGAAAAATATTGAGCAAATAACAGCAAATAGTTAAATCCTTTTACAAATGGTGTTGATACAGGAAAGGGCTCTATAGTCCTAATAAgaccagtgttggcctagttaTTTCATCCTGGGACTCTCATAGctggggtcgtaggttcaatccttGGCGGCTTGTTCTAACAGTAAAAGAAAACTTCGTGTGTAAACGGGCATCACCCGAAAAGaaacacagaaggctgatcaaatacttaaatattataaaaaaaacaatatatcacAACACACAACAATAGATACCGAAATCTGAGTCCGTGACCTCAAAAGTTCTAGCActgctttgttttattttagtatccTAAAGAATCGAGGAcgccaaatttattttttctctaaTTCTTCAGTTAAGGTGCCTTGTTTGAGATAAATGTAATAGGAATTTTTGTAAGATAGTGCCACTGACAGTTATGGATAAAGCATAgtacatacaataaaaatctttattcagaataaaattttaaacaatagtaTACCTAGGCCTCGGTACAAACGGGACAGGATTAGCGTCAGGTGACAGCAACAATCTCACGTTGACATTTGCGCGCCTCCATCGGTTCCACATGACGTAATGATCTTTCCATAGCAAATAGACGGTCACAGAGTATCCACAGAGCACAATAGCCATAAAGAAGTCCATGGCTGTTTCCGTTATCCGGTGTGGTATACCTGTAATAAAACGCAGACGGTCTACTTAATACGTTTACTCTGTTCGTTTTGTACATTAtgagctttatttattatatataaatacttaatacgATAGCTTTTATAAAGGATTATTGGAATATAACCGAAACATGAAgcttagtttataaatatagaaattacTGTTCTacatataatacttttaaatcaatttagtGATTGTATTACATATTTGCGTAGTTTAAAACACATTGGTGTACCAACAGACGGATAGCGATCTTATCATATAAACTCTGTGTAACGTTGTTACTGACGTgttaaatctataaattttatttattacagttattttatatttgttagtaACAGGAAAAGTTCGTAGACTGACACATAGATGGCGctgattgttttaaaatcataagTTGTTTAGTTAGTTCTAACCTTCAAAAGACACGTGTATAAATTTGGCGCCTGAATATTAATTCGTGATATGTAGAATTTCCGTGACgggactttttttatttaaaaaaatggataaGAAGGAATTTGTTGTTCATGAAGCATTGCTTTTTAGcgaaaaagaaaatactattGGAACCAAGGTTGGCTTGATAATCATTTTTCGGACTCTGCATCAAGAAACTCAACAGTTGAGAAGTGGTTTGCTAATTTTAAACGACGCGAAATTATACATTGATCTTGTTCTGCAAAATGGAAAGTTTTGTTAAAGTGACAAGCTACACCCTTTTAAAAGTTCATAATAATAGCATTAACAGTTTTCAAAGTTCGGAGTCGTGATGTTGTAAGTTTTAAAAGTTCACAGCTACAACTTCggtgaaaaataatttacatttacagtaAATGATaccattatataatatgaactGATGATTATGCTTCCAAAATTAAGTGAACCATAGACGccgaaatattttacatttttttctgttttatattgaagtttacaatattaaattaatttatgttgcTGTTAAGTCCTTTCGTAGgcacagaaacaaaaaaaaaacaaacaacatattataagtaaaaaataaaaataaaattcagcaACACACCTTCATCTTTTCTAGCCGCATCGAGCTTACCAAATTTGTTGCCCTCTATAACAAAATACTGTGTGCCCACGATGCACACCGCAAGGAGACCGGCGGTGACAGTTGACAGGAGCCAGAATATCAGACAGTCCgactgaaaaataaaagaaacattataacaattacGTCCCATGTGTATACAACTTACACTatgtaattcattttaaaatggaGTATCTTGTGGCCAAGTCTGAGTTTATATTATTCCTACACATTTATACTAagttggggaaaaagtttcttcgcattttttaagaaaatacccaacatttttaatatagtttatttacattttactaaagtatgtaggtaccattttgttcgataacttGATCATGATCATGATCCCATTGCTAATGAAATTTTGGGGCTTCGGATGAAAATACCGCGACAGTTGGTTTTGGAAGTCCTCTCGTGATGTTAAACTGACACTGcctaaagaattctgaagagTCCGAAACAGGTGGAAATCTGAAGGTGCAAGGTCAGGACTATACGGTGGATGCATTAACACCTCCCAGCCCAGCTCTCTTGCATTTTTGACATCAAAACAGCGACGTCcatttttgacattttaaaatgtatcgaatttcttcattagattGAGTTATCTTGACAGtaccaaaaataaatagaaatcacacattttcctaatttgaatttggattaTCTTCGATTTGgattgaaaaattatcttttttaaaatttcaacttTTAAAGATACCAGATACGAATATTATACCC
This portion of the Pieris brassicae chromosome 6, ilPieBrab1.1, whole genome shotgun sequence genome encodes:
- the LOC123710727 gene encoding D-erythronate dehydrogenase-like — translated: MNVVVTGAAGFLGSRIADVLLSKDSPILIAKLLLADGVQPRIREDTRVSNIVIDLTSSDAPEKVIPVGTNIVFHLAAVVSGHAEADFDYGLQVNFDATRALLERARRLTSLCFVFTSTCGVFGGELPAVVEDGTATQPQNTYGTAKAMCELLLNDYGRKGFADTRIVRLPTVSVRSGTANRAVTSFASGIIREPLNGEEAICPVSEDLELWLSSPSTVVQNIIHAATVPAYVLGPWRVINLPGICVSVRTMIQSLREVAGEEIAALVRFERDDFVSSIVGSLPFNFNNSRSLKLGFMVDKSFHDIIRLYIQEDLKRKL